In one Bdellovibrio sp. GT3 genomic region, the following are encoded:
- a CDS encoding polysaccharide biosynthesis protein, whose protein sequence is MFVRLAGLPRRIKILLMLFSDLVLLPLALWSSVALRMGSWDPDVRSYIWLFFVLPFVTIPIFIRIGLYRAVIRYLDDKIIYTVFYGVTLSVLLLTAVIVMGRASDLPRSSLIIYWVMAIAYIASSRFLARGLMRSLERIEDHRQPVVIYGAGRAGLQTALALMSGPEFRPVAFFDDNREVQGTNVVGIRVFDPSEALEVMKAKECRQLLIAMPSATRSRRKEIIQKFEREGIVLKTLPGMGELVGGRVRIEDIREVGVEDLLGRDPVPPFEDLINSCIRDKVVLVTGAGGSIGAELCRQIVLNTPRKLILFEQAEFALYKIEQDIHRHRINFEVIPVLGDVLNSGHLEKVISKYGVQTVYHAAAYKHVPLVEENIIAGVLNNVFGTLAASKAATRGKVDTFVLISTDKAVRPTNIMGASKRLAELILQGAAQDTTHQTRLCMVRFGNVLGSSGSVVPLFKEQIRSGGPVTVTHPEVTRFFMTIPEAAQLVLQAGAMGKGGDVFVLDMGESVKIVDLARKMIELSGLEVRNSETGQGDISIEFTGLRPGEKLYEELLIGDNVSWTSHPRIMTAKEVSIEFNQLMSALESMREACVVGDEKIVRSMLKQLVPEYQCPQ, encoded by the coding sequence ATGTTTGTGCGACTGGCTGGGCTGCCAAGGCGAATTAAAATATTATTGATGCTATTCAGTGATTTGGTACTGTTGCCATTGGCTCTTTGGTCTTCGGTCGCACTACGAATGGGTTCTTGGGATCCTGATGTTAGAAGTTATATCTGGTTATTTTTTGTTCTTCCGTTTGTGACGATACCAATTTTTATACGTATTGGTTTGTACAGGGCGGTGATTCGTTATTTGGACGACAAAATCATATATACAGTTTTTTACGGGGTAACTCTTTCAGTTCTTTTGTTGACGGCGGTCATTGTAATGGGGCGTGCTTCAGATTTGCCGCGCTCATCTTTGATAATTTATTGGGTCATGGCTATTGCATATATTGCTTCTAGTCGTTTTTTGGCTCGTGGTTTAATGCGTAGTCTTGAAAGGATAGAGGATCATCGTCAACCGGTCGTTATTTATGGTGCGGGAAGAGCTGGATTGCAAACGGCGTTGGCTTTGATGTCGGGACCTGAGTTTCGGCCGGTGGCTTTCTTTGACGATAATCGTGAGGTTCAAGGAACAAATGTAGTTGGTATACGTGTCTTTGATCCTTCTGAGGCACTTGAGGTAATGAAGGCGAAAGAATGTAGGCAACTGTTGATTGCAATGCCTTCAGCAACTCGTTCCCGTCGAAAGGAAATTATCCAGAAATTTGAGCGGGAGGGCATAGTTTTGAAAACCCTGCCTGGAATGGGAGAACTTGTGGGGGGGCGAGTTCGAATTGAAGACATTCGCGAAGTTGGAGTCGAAGATTTACTTGGGCGAGACCCTGTGCCCCCTTTTGAAGATCTTATTAATTCATGTATTCGTGACAAAGTAGTTTTAGTTACAGGCGCAGGTGGCTCAATTGGGGCTGAATTATGTCGCCAGATTGTTCTCAATACGCCTCGCAAACTGATTCTATTTGAGCAAGCAGAATTTGCGCTTTATAAAATCGAACAGGATATTCATCGTCATCGCATTAATTTTGAAGTCATTCCTGTGTTGGGCGATGTTCTGAATTCAGGGCATCTGGAAAAAGTAATTTCCAAGTATGGAGTTCAAACAGTTTATCATGCTGCTGCCTATAAGCATGTACCTCTGGTTGAAGAAAATATTATTGCAGGTGTTTTGAATAACGTATTTGGAACGTTGGCTGCCTCTAAAGCTGCTACAAGGGGAAAAGTTGATACGTTTGTGTTGATTTCCACTGATAAGGCAGTGAGGCCTACAAATATAATGGGAGCTTCAAAACGTCTTGCGGAACTTATTCTACAGGGTGCAGCTCAGGATACAACACATCAAACTCGTTTATGTATGGTTCGTTTTGGAAATGTTCTGGGGTCTTCTGGATCAGTAGTTCCTTTGTTTAAAGAACAGATTCGAAGTGGTGGCCCTGTCACTGTGACCCATCCTGAAGTCACTCGTTTCTTTATGACCATTCCAGAAGCTGCGCAACTAGTATTGCAAGCGGGAGCGATGGGTAAGGGCGGAGATGTTTTCGTTCTCGATATGGGTGAGTCTGTAAAGATAGTAGATCTGGCCAGAAAGATGATTGAACTCAGTGGTTTGGAAGTTCGAAATTCAGAAACTGGACAGGGTGACATCAGTATTGAATTCACGGGGCTTAGGCCGGGTGAAAAGCTGTATGAGGAGCTTTTAATTGGTGACAACGTTTCCTGGACATCGCATCCACGAATTATGACTGCGAAAGAAGTATCCATTGAGTTTAATCAGTTGATGTCTGCTTTGGAGAGTATGCGTGAAGCTTGCGTTGTCGGCGATGAAAAAATCGTACGGTCGATGTTGAAACAATTAGTTCCTGAGTATCAGTGTCCTCAGTGA
- a CDS encoding DegT/DnrJ/EryC1/StrS family aminotransferase: protein MEFIDLKTQQKRIQKQVQEKINTVLNHGQYIMGPEVFELEERLAKYTGAKHCITNANGTDALMLALMAINIKPGDEVITTPFSFFATSEVISFFGAVPVFVDIDRETYNIDANLIEEKITKKTKAILPVSLYGQCADYDVIEEIAAKYGIVTIEDAAQSFGATYKNRKSCNLTKISCTSFFPSKPLGCYGDGGACFTNDDKIAEKIKILRTHGQAKRYYHTEIGMNARLDTLQAAILLAKMDIFDDEIQLRHEIGARYTKLIKDIAPTQKILTENTSAYAQYTIEVDNRESVINKMKEQGIPTAVHYPIPLHLQPVYAGQYKAGSYPKSEEAASRVVSLPMHPYLDEATQDKVVAAVKESLK, encoded by the coding sequence ATGGAATTTATCGACCTAAAGACCCAGCAAAAAAGAATTCAAAAACAAGTTCAGGAAAAAATTAATACTGTTCTGAATCACGGTCAGTACATCATGGGTCCAGAGGTTTTTGAATTGGAAGAACGTCTTGCAAAATACACGGGTGCAAAACATTGCATAACGAATGCAAATGGCACTGATGCTCTTATGCTGGCGCTTATGGCGATCAACATCAAGCCAGGCGATGAGGTCATCACTACTCCGTTCAGCTTCTTTGCGACTTCAGAGGTTATTAGCTTCTTCGGCGCCGTGCCGGTTTTTGTAGACATAGATAGAGAAACTTACAACATAGATGCCAATCTGATCGAAGAGAAAATCACTAAAAAAACAAAAGCGATCCTTCCTGTAAGTTTGTATGGTCAATGCGCCGATTATGATGTCATTGAAGAAATTGCCGCGAAATACGGTATCGTCACGATTGAAGATGCTGCGCAAAGTTTTGGAGCTACATATAAGAACAGAAAATCATGCAATCTTACGAAAATTTCCTGCACGAGTTTCTTTCCATCAAAACCATTGGGCTGCTACGGAGATGGTGGAGCTTGCTTTACCAATGATGATAAAATTGCCGAGAAAATCAAAATTCTTCGCACTCATGGTCAGGCTAAAAGATACTACCACACAGAAATTGGCATGAATGCACGACTTGACACTCTTCAAGCTGCGATTCTCCTGGCTAAAATGGACATCTTTGACGATGAAATTCAACTGCGACATGAAATAGGCGCACGCTATACCAAACTAATTAAAGACATTGCCCCAACTCAAAAAATACTTACAGAGAACACTTCAGCTTATGCACAGTATACGATTGAAGTCGACAACCGGGAGTCAGTCATCAATAAAATGAAAGAACAAGGCATTCCTACGGCTGTTCACTACCCTATTCCTCTGCACTTACAGCCAGTCTATGCAGGACAGTACAAGGCAGGCTCTTACCCTAAGTCAGAAGAGGCTGCGAGCCGCGTTGTGAGCTTGCCTATGCATCCATACTTAGATGAGGCGACTCAAGATAAAGTTGTGGCGGCAGTTAAAGAATCCCTAAAATAA
- a CDS encoding phosphomannomutase: MGLKFGTSGVRGLVTEFTDREAYLLTTAFLQHANIATPASNVSVGMDLRESSPKILNAIEHALADHKKGIHNCGVLPTPALAYYSAENKSLAIMVTGSHIPADRNGIKFYLATGETLKSDDEQIFKNYERLQQENFAKELFDEEGSLIRKSAVDTKKASDDAKELFIDRYVKALANHSLKGTKVIFYEHSSAAREYMGSILDYLGAQVIRVGRSDQFIPVDTEAVESLDLFKKWISEHNADALISTDGDGDRPLVIDNKGRLVQGDKLGIICSEFLGVEAIALPISCNSGVSKIKEFKKIIFTKIGSPYVVEALNNLNSEFKSVAGFEANGGYILSSPVKLATELKSLPTRDSILPALAILGMAAKRKCTVADVVDKLPPRFTSSVLAKNCPPEKSAKIIESVSANPDAFIKSLLPTANVWSKNTLDGLRMTTTSEQVVHLRPSGNAPEFRCYTEASTQKEADAIAEKALGKIKEFIQTP; encoded by the coding sequence ATGGGATTGAAATTTGGGACTAGCGGAGTGCGTGGATTGGTGACGGAGTTTACGGACCGCGAGGCGTATCTTCTTACGACTGCATTTCTTCAACATGCGAATATCGCGACTCCAGCGAGCAACGTTTCAGTGGGTATGGATCTTAGAGAAAGCAGCCCCAAGATTCTAAACGCCATCGAGCATGCACTAGCCGATCATAAAAAGGGCATCCACAACTGTGGTGTGCTGCCGACTCCGGCCCTGGCTTATTACTCTGCAGAAAACAAATCCCTAGCTATCATGGTGACAGGCAGTCACATCCCGGCTGATCGCAATGGAATCAAATTTTATCTGGCAACAGGCGAAACACTAAAAAGCGACGACGAGCAAATCTTCAAAAATTACGAAAGACTGCAACAAGAGAACTTCGCCAAGGAACTCTTCGACGAAGAGGGGTCCTTGATCAGAAAATCCGCCGTTGACACCAAAAAAGCATCTGATGATGCCAAAGAGCTTTTCATCGACCGCTATGTAAAAGCACTGGCGAATCACAGCCTTAAAGGTACAAAAGTTATTTTCTACGAACACTCCTCTGCCGCACGTGAATACATGGGCAGCATCCTTGACTACCTTGGAGCTCAGGTCATTCGCGTAGGCCGCAGCGATCAATTTATTCCCGTCGACACAGAGGCTGTTGAGTCCTTGGATCTATTCAAAAAATGGATCAGCGAGCACAATGCCGACGCACTGATCAGCACAGATGGTGATGGCGATAGACCTCTGGTCATCGACAACAAAGGCCGCCTGGTTCAAGGGGACAAGCTTGGGATTATTTGCTCCGAATTCCTAGGGGTCGAGGCGATCGCACTTCCGATCAGCTGTAATTCTGGAGTTTCTAAAATCAAAGAATTTAAAAAGATCATCTTCACTAAAATCGGATCACCTTATGTGGTTGAGGCGCTAAACAACCTGAACTCCGAATTTAAATCAGTGGCGGGTTTTGAAGCAAACGGAGGTTACATTCTATCCTCCCCTGTTAAACTTGCGACAGAACTAAAATCCCTGCCAACGCGCGACTCGATCCTGCCTGCTTTGGCTATTTTGGGGATGGCTGCGAAAAGAAAGTGCACAGTTGCCGATGTTGTCGACAAGCTTCCACCAAGATTCACATCAAGTGTGCTTGCGAAAAATTGTCCGCCGGAAAAAAGCGCTAAAATTATAGAATCCGTAAGTGCCAATCCAGACGCTTTCATCAAAAGTCTTCTCCCGACAGCCAATGTTTGGTCCAAGAACACTCTAGATGGTTTGCGCATGACGACGACCAGCGAGCAAGTGGTTCACCTGCGCCCGTCGGGGAATGCACCGGAGTTCCGTTGTTACACTGAGGCTTCTACACAAAAAGAGGCTGATGCAATTGCGGAAAAGGCTTTGGGAAAAATTAAGGAATTTATCCAGACTCCTTAA